In Silurus meridionalis isolate SWU-2019-XX chromosome 11, ASM1480568v1, whole genome shotgun sequence, the sequence TCACGAGGGAAACTGCAGCTGGTGGTCCAGAGAGATCGCAGGAAAGTTCTGGTTCGGGTTCCGCCCATGGCTGATAGCGACTCGGAGCCGGGCGGTGAGTTGAACTGATTTACTGCAGGAAAAATGGATTAGAGAGAATCTCACCAGCACATCACACTCTCACTGATCAGGAAAACaatcaacattttatttatgttttctcaTTTGAATGAAATTCCACAGACAGAACACACCACATGCTCCTGAAGAGTTTTAGACGTGAACATGCAGCACAGCTCatgattttagtgtgtgtgtgtgtgtgtgtgtgcaccttaACACTATTAGTTTAACATTTTGGATTATTATGGAAACATGATTTGAGGCAGGAAGTTTCTCCCtcacacttcctgttttgtACACCACTCCTTCTGAAGCTTCAGGTTCCTCTGTGAATATTAATGATGTTTAcggtttcatttgttttcttctgGTTTCACATCAGATCACTGCTTACGCCAACAAATCATTCCTGAAGGGTGTGggagtgggcggagctaaagCTGGGGCTCTCACTGATCACTGGTCAGAAATGTTGAACACtgagaacacaaaaaaatgagctggtgataaataataaagttataATAGAGAGTTTATAAAGTTGAAAGCGTTTTATAATCTAAAGTAAGTTTAATGTAAGTTTTATAAAGTTTGAGGCGAAGCGTTGGATCcatgtttagtgtttttctGTCGTCCTGCAGCGTCTCAGATCTGAGGACATGGATGTGAACGTTCCAGAtgtggtgattagtgataacGTTTTGACTTGCTGTTTCCTGCAGATCTGTCTGAGATCGAGTCATATCGTTCATACTCGCCTCAGGAGGACAGACGAGGACAGCACTCAGACatctcctcacactcctccaaCGAGAGGCTGCGTGAAAAAAACAGGTGATCACCTGATTATTAGTGCAACAGAACACGAGGGAGAAAACCAGAAGCTGTTTCCTTCAAACTCCAAACCGAGTGGAAGTGTAAGGAGCTTTCATACGCACTGTTCAGTCCAGAACGGAGCATGGATGAAGCTCTAATGTCAACCAGGAAGTGCACTGTGAATTTTCTGAAGGACATGATAATATTTACACAGAGATTCTTCCTTCTGAGGAGAAAGTAGTTCTGTTTGTGACTGCAGCAATGCGACACTTTTCAGCTTCATTTCCACACAAACACCTTCAGCTGAAGATTTCATCAAATCATCTGCACTTACACTTTTATCTCTCATGGGTTTGAAGTAGAACATCTTAATGTTCTTTTCTTAATGGTTTCTGAGACAGCGttattgaggtgtgtgtgtgggggtgtgttgCAGAGAAGAGCCTCAGAGCAGATTGTCTAAGATGGGCGCGATGCCGACACCGTTCCAAGCGTCTCCAGATGACtttccacctccaccaccagaagaggaggaagagtcTGAGCTCGAGGAACCTCCAGGTATCATGTGACTTTCAGAGTGATCTGCATCTCAGATTTATAGACTTGGAGCTTTGATTTCTGAAAGTCTTAGCAGAAAAGTCTCATGATTATGTGTGAATAATTTTATTACCAGCTCCTGTGGCCATTCCTGTACCTAAAATCAGCATTCCACCAAAAACCAAAGCTCCTCCAAAGGTTCCTCTGAAACCGAGTGCAGAAGATCTGGAGATGTATGGGTGTGTATCAGATCATCAGTAAAACCTGCATTAATCTGTATACAAACATCTGTGCAACACACTCACTGGTTCCGTGCTGGCAGAAAGAGAAACAGGCAgaagttcaccaagcagagttttctttatttacttttgttttcaccCCGGCGTTTTCCTTTCCAGTACTCACACCAGGGTCGCCCACGGTCTTGCAGTTCAGGATGCCGTTCCCTTTTGACCTCCGCTGGCGGCCACTCGCGGTTCGGCCCGTCTTTACTCGCGGTTTGGCCCGTCTTTACTCGCGGTTTGGCCCGTCTTTACTCGCGGTTCGGCCCGTCTTTACTCGCGGTTCGGCCCGTCTTTACTCGCGGTTCGGCCCGTCTTTACTCGAGGTTCGGCCCGTCTTTACTCGCGGTTCggtgctctttctctctttagcgTACACCCGAGTGTTTCCTCGTGAACCGGCACGTCTTTTACTGGCTCATGCCCGCATTTAGTCACCGTTTTGTGACGCTTCCGCTCGTCTCTCCTTGGTGTCTCCCCAAGGCAggtgtctctctcctctttattggtGTCGCAGGACTGAAACAGacgcactgattagtctcatcagctgcaggtggtTTTTTTTCGCCTATTCCGTCCGGTTCTGATCTCCACTCCCTCACCGCTGGCACGATGGGGGACAATCTGTATCAtattgtaagaaataaaactctTAGGGACtcatcatccatccattttatttcttaaaccATGACGTTTACTTTTTATCCACTTACAGATACAATTAATGTTCCTGTTGTAACTTGCGTTGTACCACCTATGAACACTCATTTAATTTACAGTTACCAGGTGGAgaaaatcaaaaaaataaacaaatttgtcCTGAACAAAGTCTATAagcactgatactggagactccttccaacaaacaaaatagaaacatcacacacttattaaaaaatcataatatgctgtacacatttctgtaaataagctgttactatagtaacCATGACACAGTATATACCCCTAGagtactgtcagagctgctggtctacagaataaatcaacacctgtctgtgtgtgtgtgtgtgtgtgtgtgtgtgtgtgtgtgtgtgtgtgtgtgtgtgtgtgtgtgtgtgtgtgtgtgtgtttctcaggcCGAACACAGTGATGATGAGGTTTCAGAAGGGGGAGAGTGTGGGTCTCAGGCTGGCAGGAGGAAACGATGTGGGGATTTTTATAGCGAGTGTTCAGGAGGACAGTGCGGCTGAGGTGGAGGGTCTGCGTCCTGGAGATCAGATCATGAAGGTACAAAACATCTCCATTACACGGgacatatttacatatgtaatattattattattattattattattatttgttaactTTAAATTCTctttagtttaattttatttctaatctGACTCTGAAGCGTTCTGAGTCGTTTCATTGGCGCCCCCTGGTGTTCGTTTGTAAGTTAACTGATAAATGTTAGATTGTTGTCTGTGTATTTTGCGGTTCAGGTCAATGATGTGGATTTCCGTGACATGGTGCGTGAGGATGCAGTGCTCTACCTGCTCAACATTCCTAAAGGAGAAGACATCACCATCCTGGCACAGAGCAAACCAGATGGTAGCACAGACACTTTCCACAAAGTTGAATCATTTTCATGTATTAATAATGTGGAGTAACGTAGGCATGGTCATGTGATCTGTATTTGCAGTTTATAAGGACATTGTGGCGTCCGGTCGAGGAGATAACTTTTACATCAGGACTCATTTTGAACATGAAAAAGATTCTCCTCAGAGCCTGTCCTTCAGCAGAGGAGACATCTTTAAAGTAGTGGACACGCTGTATGACGGAAAACTGGGCAGCTGGTTGGCGATCCGCACCGACCAGGACAACCAGCTGCAGGAGAGAGGAGTCATCCCAAGCaaaagcaggtgtgtgtgtgtgtgtgtgtgtgtgtgtgtgtgtgtgtgtgtgtgtgtgtgtgcgcttttaAAGTCCATGTGGATGGTTGTTGTGCTCTTTGATGATGTCATGATGATGCCGTTTTTTTTAACCGACACCCACAGAGCTGAACAGATGGTTAATGTTCAGAACACTCAGAAAGGAGCAAACAATGACAGAGGAGATTTCTGGAGGCTTAGGGGTCAAAgggcagcaaagaaaaaagaccTGCGTAAGAGCAGAGAGGATCTCACAGTTACCCCCGTCATCACCCGCTTCCCTGCCTACGAGAGGGTGGTTCTGAGAGAGGGTATGCTCACCACACCTTCACCACACCTCCAAcacctattttttatatatatatatataataaacatcttattgatcaccacattatctgtgtaaagctgctctgagacaatgttcactgttaaaagtgcaatacaaataaagatgACTTGAATTGAAGATCTCTGTACTGTACAATCCTGCTTATGTACTTCAACTCTTCTCCTCCCTGCAGCTGGGTTCCGGAGGCCCGTGGTTCTGTTCGGCCCGATCGCTGATGTGGCGAGTGAGAAACTGGACAACGACCTGCCTGAAGATTTCATTATAGCAAGTGAGTGTGAAAGACCTGAGATGAGCTCCTGAGCTGCGTATGTGTATATGAgatactgatgtgtgtgtgtgtgtgtgtgtgtgtgtgtgtgtgtgtgtgtgtgtgtgtgtgtgtgtgtgtgtttttacagagAAAGAACCTAAAGATGCAGGGGCAGAGAAGACATCAGGTGTGGTGAGACTGAACACAGTGCAGCAGATCATTGAGCAGGTAAACTCCGCCCCCTTTCCTCCACCTTTCAGTCCCAGTGTTCAGAATCCACCTTATAAACTTCACACTTTAAACTCCGCCTTCTGTCAAATCTACAGTGGTGCTTCAAAATACCAACCAAAATCCATAAAAATATTCGTAAAATATTCCCACTCCTCTGTCGCTCTCTCCCCCACTCCTCTCCCGCTCTCTCCCCACTCCTCCCGCTCTCTCCCCACTCCTCCCCACTCCTCTCCcactcctctccctctccctcctctccctctctccctcctctccccactcctctccctcctctccctctctcccctcctctccctcctctcccactctctccccactcctctccctcctctcccACTCCTCTCCCcctcctctccctcctctcccactcctctcctcctctcccgctctctcctctctccccactcctctccctctcccactcctctctcctctctcctcctctccctctccccactcctctcctcctctccctctctcccactctctcccCTCCTCTCCCACTCCTCCCCTCCTCTCccactctctccctcctctcctcctctcgcTCTCCCCCACTCCTCTCCcactcctctctccctctctccccactcctctccctcctctccctcctctcccACCTCTCCCCACTCCTCTCCcactcctctccctctccccacTCCTCCCGCCTCTCCCCACCTCCTCTCCCGCCTCTCCCCACTCCTCTCGCTCTCCCCACTCCTCTCCCACTCCTCTCCCGCCTCTCCCACTCCTCTCCCACTCTCCCCCactcctctctcgctctctccccactctcccccactcctctctctctctccccactcctcccactcctctctctctctccccactcctctctcgcctctctcccCACTCCTCTCCCACCTCTCCCGCTCTCTCCCcactcctctctccctctctccccacTCCTCTCGCCTCTCCCactcctctctcgctctctccccaCTCTCCCCACTCTCCCCACCTCTCCCCactcctctctcgctctctccccactcctctccctctctctcccctcctctcCCGCCTCTCCACTCCTCTCCCGCCTCTCCCCactcctctctcgctctctccccaCTCCTCccactcctctcctctctccctcctctcgctctctccccacctctcccactctctcgcctctcccactctctcgctctctccccactctctcgctctcccatTCCTCTCCCGCTCTCCCCACTCCTCTCCCGCTCTCTCCCCACTCCTCTCCCACTCCTCTCTCGCCTCTCCCACCTCTCCCGCCTCTCTCCCCACTCTCCCCCACTCCTCTCCCACCTCTCCCCACTCCTCTCACTCCTCTCACactcctctctcgctctctaccccaccctctccctcctctcctcctctctcgctctctccctctctccccacTCCTCTCCCACTCCTCTCCCGCTCTCTCCCCactcctctctcgctctcccccACTCCTCTCCCACCTCTCTCGCCTCTCCCACTCCTCTcccactctctcgctctccccactctctctcgctctctccccaCTCCTCTCCCACTCTTTTCTCGCTCTCTCCCCACTCCTCCCACTCCTCTCCCACTTCTCTCCCGTTCTTTCCTACTCTCTCCCGCCTCCCACtcctctcccactctctcttccactctcttccactctctcctgctctcctcactcttcactctctctctctctctctctctcctcactccatctcctctctcattctccccctctctctccccttctctcGCTCTATCAGGATAAACATGCTCTGCTGGATGTTACCCCAAAAGCAGTGGACACTCTGAACTACACCCAGTGGTACCCCATTGTGGTGTTCCTGAACCCGGATAGTAAACAGGGGGTGAAGACGATGAGGAATCGACTGGTCCCAGGTTCTAATCGCAGTTCACGCAAACTGTATGAGCAGGCGGTAAAACTGAGGAAGACCTGCTCTCACCTTTTCACCGGTCAGTGTGCAGAGAGAACGCCACTCTGTTCCTGCTTGTACTTTACACTGATTACAGGACTGATGTTCTGTTCATCACCATACTGAGTGCTTTGTATTCTTCTTTGATTCTTATTCGTATGTTTTCAGGTTCTGTTGTCtttctgaccttaaccctaatctTCATCTTTGTATTCAGTataattattttctctttatgtTGAATAATTTCATAACTATCAAATAAACGAAATAAATTTTGACGCTGAAACAGTGTCAAGGTCACAACAAGGTAAAATTGTAGGTCCTGTTTATACACCACAAGAAGTTTCACTGGGTCCTAAACCACATCAAAGAGATTTCTGTTAGATGttttcctcacacacctcaTGTAGGTTTAATCGTGTTTCCTATACAGCGACGGTGGATCTGAACTCTGCTCATGATGCCTGGTACGGCAGTCTGAAGGACACGATTCAGGAGCAGCAGAACAAGGCGGTGTGGGTCTGTGAGAATAAAGTAAGAAGCGAGTGTACACTCACGATGATCTCATGTTAGAATGATGTGTTTGGAAGTCGATGCTAATGCACGCCTGTGGTGCTTTAGCTGGACAGTCCTGAGGAGGACCTGGAACTCCACGATGACCGCATGTCCTACCTGTCAGCTATGAGTGCAGATTACCTGAGCATGGACAGCCGTCTTACAGGGGACTACGATGACACAGCAGATGAGGGCGGAGCTTATACAGATAATGAGCTGGATGAGGTGACTGATGAGCCGCATGTCTCCGGGACGAGACGATCCTCAGAGCCTGTAGACGAGGTGAGACTCATTCGCTTTTATGTTCAGACTGATGTTGGTGTTTCGATCACCTCAGAGATGCAGCACTGCTTGTACATTTAACAGTGTTGTGTAGCTGCAGTAACCACAGTTAATGTTGTGTGTTACAATtacagtgttgtgttgttgcagTTACAGTGTTGGGTTGCACTGTTGTGTTGTTGTAGTTGCAGTATGGTGCTGCACTCTTGTtgcagtgttttgttgttgcagtTTTAGTgttgtgtctgtgttgtgttacTGTTACAGTATGGTGGTGATGTGTTTGCCTTGTTGTTACAGTGTTCAGtttctcagtagctcctggttttataaccataatgactgtagaaagatcatcagtcataatcacacactccagtgctcatgttagttctcactctccagtcttctgtagtgtttaaaggctctggcatgaagaagctggtgttggatctgtgatctcagatgttgagctattttatgagttgctcagtagctcctagttttataactataatgactgtagaagactgtagaaagatcatcagtcataatcacacactccagtgctcatgttagttctcactctccagtgttctgtagtgtttaaagactataatcacactcttgatgtcacccaaatgaggatgaggttctgctattgagtctggttcctctcaaggtttcttcctcataacatctaaaggagtttttccttcaccacagtctccatggtgatcatcagggataaacacacaccattcaccttcactgttaaattctgtaaagctgctttgagacgacgtctgttttgaaaagcgcaatagaaataacaTGACCGTGTTATACAGTGTTGAGGTTTTGCAATCacagtgttgtgttgttgcagTTACATTGTTGTGGTGTTGCAATTACAGTGTTGTTGCAGTTACAGTGTTGTTACAGTGTTGTTTTACTgaatgaacactgactgaaatGTTCTGTAATGATTCCTAATGGTatgatgtgtaaatgtaatgtattcatgtattccccctcacacacacacacacacacacacacagagaccagCCCCTGTGCCACGCATGAAACGAACTGGAAGCAGAGAGGTGCTGCGAGACCCCAGTCCCCCCCCCTCCTTTGTCCCAGAGCCACCCAAGGTAAAAACccattcttcttccttttcctcaTCTCACGCTTCCCCATCTTACTCCACTTAATGTCACTCCTCCTTTCAAtcctcctcattctcctctcacatctcctcCTCTCACTCTTCCTCCTCTCACTCCTCCTCCACCGCCAATACGTAGACCAAGTCTTCTATAAAACTCTGCACCAGGTTTAtaatgtgtgagtgtctgtCAGCCTCGTTCTCAGAGACCCCACAGTGAGTCCAGCAGCACAGTCAGCAGTGATGTCAGCACCAAGCCACCTCCCCCACCTGTCGCCCTCAAACCCAGTTTCCTCTCTCGAGTCGCTCAGCCTCAGGAACATGCTGAAGACCCAGCAAGCCGCTCATTCCAGGGGAAAGTAAAGGCCTTCCAGCAGATGGACCACTTGGCCAGGGCACAGAGGATGCTGGAACTGCAGGAGGCTGAACATGCCCGggtcagtctcacacacacacacacacacacacacacacacacacacacacacacacacacacacacacacacacacacaaactgaaagTACTCTGTGATGTGACTGAAGTGAGAAGTGATTTATTGTTACTCTTAATTGTGTTTCAATTGTAAACTAAAGaatctgtaaatgtaaaagatcAGTAAAGAAACAATCTCTTCATCAGCATCTCAGGAGCAGATCCACACATCTACTACTCGCTATATATCCCACATACTATACATTAGGAATGAtca encodes:
- the tjp2a gene encoding tight junction protein ZO-2a, encoding MEEMVWEQFTVTLQRDSKMGFGIAVSGGKDNPNEETREVSIIISDVLAGGPADGLLFQNDRVIQVNSSSMENVVHSFAVQTLRKCGKVARITVKRPRKVSVVKQAPPLEDRVFSHPDYSDDYDYEPDRRSIYSGRTDSEYEYERSRGRTLERDISPERQYRRDGSRGRVLEPDHSPDRRLHSNRTLDRKYSPDRQYRSDRALDRDYSPDRRYRSDHTLDRDYSPDRRYHSEHTLDRDYSPDRRYRSEQVLDRSRSPEPRYRVKEREQRIPEPRTAEALKRNTSREQLERSPPQSPQEPLEKPVRVTLKKKRPTEEYGLRLGSQLFIKEMTNTGLASRDGNLQEGDIILKINGTATENLSLSDAGKLIEKSRGKLQLVVQRDRRKVLVRVPPMADSDSEPGDLSEIESYRSYSPQEDRRGQHSDISSHSSNERLREKNREEPQSRLSKMGAMPTPFQASPDDFPPPPPEEEEESELEEPPAPVAIPVPKISIPPKTKAPPKVPLKPSAEDLEMYGPNTVMMRFQKGESVGLRLAGGNDVGIFIASVQEDSAAEVEGLRPGDQIMKVNDVDFRDMVREDAVLYLLNIPKGEDITILAQSKPDVYKDIVASGRGDNFYIRTHFEHEKDSPQSLSFSRGDIFKVVDTLYDGKLGSWLAIRTDQDNQLQERGVIPSKSRAEQMVNVQNTQKGANNDRGDFWRLRGQRAAKKKDLRKSREDLTVTPVITRFPAYERVVLREAGFRRPVVLFGPIADVASEKLDNDLPEDFIIAKKEPKDAGAEKTSGVVRLNTVQQIIEQDKHALLDVTPKAVDTLNYTQWYPIVVFLNPDSKQGVKTMRNRLVPGSNRSSRKLYEQAVKLRKTCSHLFTATVDLNSAHDAWYGSLKDTIQEQQNKAVWVCENKLDSPEEDLELHDDRMSYLSAMSADYLSMDSRLTGDYDDTADEGGAYTDNELDEVTDEPHVSGTRRSSEPVDERPAPVPRMKRTGSREVLRDPSPPPSFVPEPPKPRSQRPHSESSSTVSSDVSTKPPPPPVALKPSFLSRVAQPQEHAEDPASRSFQGKVKAFQQMDHLARAQRMLELQEAEHARLEISQRHPDIYAVPVKPKPQPASSHPRTGSVEESDASRRGYFNPQKYNDTEL